The Pan paniscus chromosome 15, NHGRI_mPanPan1-v2.0_pri, whole genome shotgun sequence genome includes a window with the following:
- the RNASE8 gene encoding ribonuclease 8, with protein sequence MKFLEGLTRLPHDDLFIHLPPHSVPLSPLREMALARAGCCPLLLLLLLLGLWVAEVLVSAKPKDMTSSQWFKTQHVQPSPQACNSAISNINKYTERCKDLNTFLHEPFSSVAITCQTPNIACKNSCKNCHQSHGPMSLTMGELTSGKYPNCRYKEKHLNTPYIVACDPPQQGDPGYPLVPVHLDKVV encoded by the coding sequence ATGAAATTCTTAGAAGGACTAACAAGACTCCCCCATGATGACCTATTCATCCACCTACCTCCCCACTCTGTTCCACTGTCTCCCTTAAGAGAGATGGCACTGGCCAGAGCAGGATGCTgccccctgctgctgctgctgctgcttctggggCTGTGGGTGGCAGAGGTCCTAGTCAGTGCCAAGCCCAAGGACATGACATCATCTCAGTGGTTTAAAACTCAGCATGTGCAGCCCAGCCCTCAAGCATGCAACTCAGCCATAAGCAACATCAATAAGTACACAGAACGGTGCAAAGACCTCAACACCTTCCTGCACGAGCCCTTCTCCAGTGTGGCCATCACCTGCCAGACCCCCAACATAGCCTGCAAGAATAGCTGTAAAAACTGCCATCAGAGCCACGGGCCCATGTCCCTGACCATGGGTGAGCTCACCTCAGGGAAGTACCCAAACTGCAGGTACAAAGAGAAGCACCTGAACACACCTTACATAGTGGCCTGTGACCCTCCACAACAGGGTGACCCAGGGTACCCACTTGTTCCTGTGCACTTGGATAAAGTTGTCTAA